A genomic window from Aureibacillus halotolerans includes:
- a CDS encoding extracellular solute-binding protein produces MMEKHLRKGLLALSMSFTLLVAGCGEQAGSDQEQTEDGVVVVDVFKSHNGKGRIPTPEDEHVQIIQEATGVQYNLISTPPGSDPSEYLNLKIASEDLPDILRPIGGVEQTLITQGGALPLDDLLPKYAPNVWESIPEEAWNIVRSASDDGKIYYVPKVFLVPERAPLIRQDWIEAVGGEMPETVEDYKELLIKFRDGDPNGNGKADELPTSGREFGRWMDHLFAMYGVAMWEGYPEWDIYNGEINYAGTTENMKEAIVFIRDLYEEKLLDNETFLNKGDVWTAKINNNLVGSWYHLPARLHDKVVAMRAQGNPEAYVAGMPLPKVEGFEGFVTQKSMGEPEWMIPTSAEENAPAALKLLDFFYDPANEEFVRYGIEGLQHEVVDGEKVLLPASDDTPIALGMKNLTTEEDMKNRIEETFPEEEQQMIKDIFAVSKADARRIAGDGLPSTIYEGYPDIQSHKLFQEYMTKIVVGDWPIEKFDEFVEKWKASGGDEVTERVQEWYAKTQQ; encoded by the coding sequence ATGATGGAAAAACATTTGCGCAAAGGACTTTTAGCGCTGTCGATGAGTTTTACATTGCTTGTCGCAGGTTGTGGGGAACAAGCTGGGAGTGATCAAGAGCAAACAGAAGATGGCGTTGTTGTGGTGGATGTGTTCAAAAGCCATAACGGCAAAGGACGGATTCCTACACCGGAGGATGAGCATGTGCAAATCATTCAAGAGGCCACAGGCGTCCAATACAACTTGATTTCCACGCCTCCGGGCTCTGATCCATCGGAGTACTTGAATTTGAAAATTGCATCTGAGGATTTGCCAGACATTCTCCGCCCGATTGGTGGGGTTGAGCAAACATTGATCACTCAGGGAGGTGCATTGCCACTCGATGACCTTCTTCCAAAGTATGCGCCGAACGTTTGGGAGAGCATTCCTGAGGAGGCATGGAACATTGTGCGCTCCGCGTCTGATGATGGAAAAATTTATTACGTACCAAAAGTTTTCCTTGTACCAGAGCGCGCACCGTTAATTCGTCAGGATTGGATTGAAGCGGTAGGCGGGGAGATGCCTGAAACCGTTGAGGATTATAAAGAGTTGCTCATTAAATTCCGTGACGGTGACCCGAATGGCAACGGCAAAGCCGATGAGCTGCCAACGTCAGGACGTGAATTTGGCCGTTGGATGGACCATTTGTTTGCGATGTATGGTGTGGCAATGTGGGAAGGCTACCCAGAATGGGACATCTACAATGGAGAAATTAACTACGCAGGCACGACCGAAAATATGAAGGAAGCGATTGTGTTTATTCGTGACCTTTATGAGGAAAAGCTTCTTGATAATGAAACCTTCTTAAACAAAGGGGACGTATGGACGGCAAAAATCAACAACAACCTCGTCGGAAGCTGGTATCACCTCCCTGCGCGGCTTCATGACAAAGTGGTCGCTATGAGGGCTCAGGGCAATCCTGAGGCTTATGTCGCTGGTATGCCATTGCCGAAGGTTGAAGGCTTTGAAGGATTTGTGACACAAAAAAGCATGGGCGAACCTGAATGGATGATTCCTACATCGGCAGAAGAAAATGCACCAGCAGCGCTTAAATTGCTTGATTTCTTCTACGATCCTGCCAATGAAGAATTTGTAAGGTATGGCATTGAAGGGCTGCAGCATGAAGTCGTTGATGGGGAAAAGGTTCTCTTGCCTGCATCAGACGATACACCGATTGCTCTTGGGATGAAAAATCTTACAACTGAAGAGGACATGAAAAACCGTATTGAGGAAACTTTCCCAGAAGAAGAGCAGCAGATGATTAAGGACATCTTTGCGGTTAGTAAGGCAGATGCACGTCGGATCGCGGGTGACGGCTTGCCATCAACAATCTATGAGGGCTATCCAGACATTCAATCGCATAAGTTATTTCAGGAGTACATGACAAAAATCGTTGTTGGCGACTGGCCAATTGAAAAATTTGATGAGTTCGTGGAGAAATGGAAAGCTAGCGGTGGCGATGAAGTCACGGAAAGAGTTCAGGAATGGTACGCAAAAACACAGCAGTAG
- a CDS encoding carbohydrate ABC transporter permease: protein MKLSLGEKTFQAFNYTILTVFSITMILPLLQMLAVSFSSPVAADSKQVYLWPIGFTLATWEQIFSNEVLWRSFGITMFVTVVGTLLSLFFTCVTAFPLSRKEFRLRRPIMFVIVLSMIFNAPMIPYFLTVRELGLMNSIWALIIPGLISTFNMIIVRTFFMNIPKELDDAARIDGCHDFRLLFQIYLPLSKPVLATIGLFYAVGYWNTFKSAVLFLQDPNLWPLQMRLRSYFTNPEEIAAVDLLIGTQAFNMTTLKAATIIFATVPILLVYPYLQKYFVKGAVLGSLKE from the coding sequence ATGAAGCTATCCTTAGGAGAAAAGACATTCCAAGCGTTTAATTACACCATCCTTACTGTGTTTTCGATAACAATGATTTTGCCGTTGCTACAAATGTTGGCTGTGTCGTTTAGCTCTCCAGTCGCAGCGGATTCCAAGCAAGTGTATTTATGGCCTATCGGGTTTACACTGGCCACTTGGGAGCAAATATTTTCAAACGAAGTGTTATGGCGCTCGTTTGGCATTACGATGTTTGTGACCGTTGTTGGCACACTGTTAAGTCTCTTTTTCACATGCGTTACAGCGTTTCCTTTGTCGCGCAAGGAATTTAGACTACGCCGCCCGATTATGTTTGTCATCGTGCTTTCGATGATTTTTAACGCGCCAATGATTCCTTACTTTTTAACGGTGCGGGAGCTTGGTCTGATGAACAGCATCTGGGCATTAATTATTCCAGGCTTGATTAGCACGTTTAATATGATTATCGTCAGAACGTTCTTTATGAACATCCCAAAGGAATTGGACGATGCCGCACGAATTGATGGATGTCATGATTTTCGATTGCTCTTCCAAATCTACTTACCGCTTTCCAAACCTGTATTGGCAACGATTGGTCTTTTTTACGCCGTAGGGTATTGGAATACATTTAAATCGGCAGTGTTGTTTTTGCAGGATCCAAATCTATGGCCATTGCAAATGCGGCTACGCTCGTATTTCACAAACCCAGAAGAAATTGCGGCCGTTGATCTTTTAATTGGGACGCAAGCGTTTAATATGACGACACTTAAGGCGGCAACGATTATTTTTGCCACTGTACCGATTCTCTTAGTGTATCCGTATTTGCAGAAATATTTTGTAAAAGGTGCTGTACTTGGTTCATTGAAAGAATAA
- a CDS encoding ABC transporter permease, with protein sequence MNQHTVVASKKPESLWDNMKRHWMLYIMILPGVAFFIIFKFIPLMGSVIAFQDFQIFKGLWESPWVGIDNFIYLFQYQDFYEVLRNTAIIASYGLIFSFPAPIILALLFNEVRLLAFKRTFQSLFYLPHFLSWVIVGGLVFELLAMDGIVNAIRGLFGQEAILYMQEEQWFRPIVVLSGIWKEVGWGTIIYLAAITGVNPALYEAAVIDGANRFQQVIFITLPLLFPTILVLFLLNIGNFLELGFDQIFNLLTPMTYSVGDIIETYVYRAGVLQGQYSLTTAIGIFQSVIGFALLWIFNRMARKSEQGLW encoded by the coding sequence ATGAATCAACATACTGTGGTGGCTTCAAAGAAACCTGAAAGCTTGTGGGATAATATGAAACGGCATTGGATGCTTTACATTATGATCCTGCCTGGCGTTGCGTTTTTTATTATCTTTAAATTTATCCCTTTAATGGGAAGTGTCATCGCGTTTCAGGACTTTCAGATCTTTAAAGGCCTTTGGGAAAGTCCGTGGGTAGGAATCGATAATTTTATCTATCTATTTCAGTATCAGGATTTTTATGAAGTGCTACGAAATACGGCGATTATTGCCTCTTATGGTCTGATATTCAGCTTTCCAGCACCGATTATACTCGCGTTACTCTTTAATGAAGTTCGTCTACTCGCTTTTAAACGAACGTTTCAGAGTTTGTTTTATCTGCCTCACTTTCTCTCTTGGGTCATCGTAGGTGGGCTCGTTTTTGAGCTGTTGGCGATGGATGGAATTGTAAACGCTATCAGAGGACTGTTTGGACAGGAAGCGATTCTTTATATGCAGGAGGAGCAATGGTTCCGACCTATTGTCGTTCTGTCGGGTATTTGGAAAGAGGTCGGTTGGGGAACCATTATCTACTTAGCTGCCATTACCGGCGTTAACCCAGCCCTGTATGAAGCCGCAGTCATTGATGGAGCAAACCGGTTTCAACAAGTCATCTTTATCACTTTACCACTGTTGTTCCCGACGATTTTGGTGTTGTTCTTATTAAACATCGGCAACTTTTTAGAGCTTGGGTTTGACCAGATTTTCAACCTTCTCACCCCAATGACCTATTCTGTTGGTGACATTATTGAAACCTACGTGTATCGTGCAGGGGTCTTGCAAGGCCAATACAGTTTGACGACTGCCATTGGAATCTTCCAGTCTGTGATTGGGTTTGCACTTCTATGGATCTTTAATCGCATGGCGAGAAAATCAGAACAGGGGTTATGGTAA
- a CDS encoding MFS transporter: MPSMKQWMTIRLCTMMFLELFIRGSWYVTAGLVLSTHGLGQYIGLVYSFGALAAMLSPIMMGMLVDRFFPSQKVLSCLHLCGGLLLLVVPGLIEGQAGTWFTVVIFVYMLLSMPGQALTNSVSFQNMSDARQFPFVRSFGTLGWVVAGLVVGRLGLSFDTTIFLIAGIASLVYSVYTLTLPHTPPPAKGKPFSFQDLLFKDAWRLLADRPFRVFVIASVLISVPMGFYYSFSSPFLGVAEVNAVSSVMSIGQMTEFVFMLLVPFFLRRLGFKRMFIIGIFAWCLRYLVFALGALVGMDALLVGGVALHGVCFNFCFVIGFMYAQEKAPTHAKGQAQTLVVFATQGIGVFLGASLGGLLYGAFSNADGILSISQWPLFWMIPAGIALLSAIYFIVGFREKEAVMEKRSLQG, translated from the coding sequence ATGCCTTCTATGAAGCAATGGATGACGATACGTCTTTGTACGATGATGTTTTTAGAGCTTTTTATTCGAGGCAGCTGGTATGTAACGGCAGGTCTTGTATTGTCTACACATGGGCTTGGCCAATATATAGGATTGGTTTATTCGTTTGGCGCATTAGCGGCTATGCTTTCGCCCATTATGATGGGCATGCTCGTCGATCGCTTTTTCCCATCTCAAAAGGTGCTGTCTTGCTTGCATTTATGTGGTGGTCTTTTGTTATTGGTTGTTCCAGGCTTGATTGAGGGTCAGGCAGGGACATGGTTTACAGTTGTTATTTTCGTTTACATGTTGCTTTCGATGCCTGGACAGGCGTTAACGAATTCGGTGTCATTTCAAAACATGAGCGATGCACGCCAGTTCCCGTTTGTCCGAAGCTTTGGTACGTTAGGCTGGGTAGTGGCGGGCCTTGTTGTTGGCCGCTTAGGTTTGTCCTTTGATACAACGATTTTTCTAATTGCGGGAATCGCTTCATTGGTTTACAGCGTGTACACACTAACGCTCCCGCACACACCACCGCCTGCGAAGGGAAAGCCTTTTTCCTTTCAGGACTTGTTGTTTAAAGACGCGTGGCGCCTGCTAGCCGACCGCCCCTTTCGCGTGTTTGTCATCGCTTCTGTGTTGATCTCTGTTCCAATGGGATTTTATTATTCCTTTTCCTCGCCCTTCCTTGGTGTGGCGGAGGTAAACGCGGTAAGCAGCGTGATGAGCATTGGACAAATGACAGAGTTTGTTTTTATGCTGCTTGTGCCCTTTTTTCTTCGTCGTCTCGGCTTTAAACGGATGTTTATCATTGGCATATTTGCTTGGTGTTTACGTTATCTGGTGTTTGCGCTTGGGGCGCTCGTGGGGATGGATGCGCTGCTAGTTGGTGGCGTCGCTTTGCATGGGGTGTGTTTTAATTTCTGCTTTGTCATCGGTTTTATGTATGCACAAGAAAAAGCACCGACGCATGCGAAAGGTCAGGCGCAAACCCTCGTCGTGTTTGCGACACAGGGCATTGGCGTTTTTCTTGGCGCGAGCCTCGGCGGTCTACTGTATGGAGCTTTTTCAAACGCAGACGGCATCTTGTCCATAAGCCAATGGCCTTTGTTTTGGATGATTCCTGCAGGCATTGCGTTGCTGTCTGCTATATATTTTATCGTGGGCTTTCGCGAGAAGGAAGCCGTTATGGAGAAACGGTCTTTACAAGGGTAG
- the serS gene encoding serine--tRNA ligase gives MLDNRQLRNHFDDVLARVKRRGDTFGLEKFPVLDEKRRELIQRTEDLKGRRNEVSKQIPQLKKAGEPADELILEMRQVGDQIKQLDDDLRQVEEELEAILLRVPNLLHESVPNGLSEDDNVEERRWGDVPAFSFEAKPHWDLANDLELLDFERAAKVTGSRFVFYKGAGARLERALINFMIDLHEDQHGYEEVLPPHIVNRDSLQGTGQFPKFEEDVFAVNVEGYYLIPTAEVPVTNLYRDEILPEDALPKSYVAFSTNFRSEAGSAGRDTRGLIRQHQFNKVELIKFVKPEDSYAALEEMTQHAENVLKALKLPYRVITLCAGDTGFSAAKTYDIEVWLPSYNEYKEISSASNTEAFQAQRASIRYRAENGKPEHLHTLNASGLAIGRTVAAVMENYQQADGSIAIPEVLQPYMGNRKKIEKNA, from the coding sequence ATGCTAGATAATAGACAGCTACGGAATCATTTTGATGATGTGCTTGCACGAGTGAAACGTCGTGGAGATACCTTTGGTTTAGAGAAATTTCCTGTTCTGGATGAAAAACGTCGGGAGTTAATTCAACGCACGGAGGATTTGAAGGGCCGACGAAATGAGGTTTCAAAGCAAATCCCTCAATTGAAAAAGGCTGGAGAGCCAGCGGATGAGCTTATTTTAGAGATGCGACAAGTGGGCGACCAAATCAAACAGCTTGATGACGACCTTCGTCAAGTAGAGGAAGAGCTTGAGGCGATCTTGTTGCGTGTGCCAAATCTGTTGCATGAGAGCGTTCCAAACGGGTTGTCAGAAGACGACAATGTCGAGGAGCGTCGTTGGGGGGATGTGCCGGCATTTTCGTTTGAAGCGAAACCCCATTGGGATTTGGCTAATGACCTCGAGCTTCTCGATTTTGAACGTGCAGCAAAGGTCACAGGAAGCCGCTTTGTCTTTTATAAAGGAGCCGGTGCCCGGTTAGAAAGAGCATTGATCAATTTTATGATCGATCTCCACGAAGATCAGCACGGCTATGAAGAGGTATTGCCACCGCATATCGTCAATCGCGACAGCCTGCAAGGCACAGGACAGTTTCCAAAGTTCGAAGAAGATGTGTTTGCGGTTAATGTGGAAGGATACTATTTGATTCCAACCGCTGAAGTGCCGGTGACGAACTTGTATCGGGATGAAATTCTTCCTGAGGATGCTCTGCCGAAGAGCTATGTCGCCTTTAGCACCAATTTTCGGTCCGAGGCAGGCTCGGCAGGACGTGATACACGTGGACTGATTCGCCAGCACCAATTTAATAAGGTAGAGCTTATCAAATTCGTTAAGCCAGAGGATTCTTATGCAGCGCTGGAAGAAATGACTCAGCATGCTGAAAACGTCCTGAAGGCACTCAAGCTGCCCTATCGAGTCATTACCTTATGTGCAGGGGATACGGGTTTTTCAGCTGCTAAAACGTATGATATTGAAGTATGGCTGCCGAGCTATAACGAGTACAAAGAGATTTCTTCTGCCAGCAACACAGAAGCCTTTCAGGCGCAGCGGGCGAGCATTCGTTATCGAGCAGAAAACGGCAAGCCTGAGCATCTTCATACGCTAAACGCTTCCGGATTGGCTATCGGTAGGACCGTCGCGGCAGTGATGGAAAATTATCAACAAGCAGATGGAAGCATCGCTATTCCTGAGGTTCTTCAGCCGTATATGGGCAATCGAAAAAAAATCGAAAAAAATGCTTAA
- the pdxT gene encoding pyridoxal 5'-phosphate synthase glutaminase subunit PdxT — translation MDITIGVLGLQGAVREHVQAVEACGANALVIKSPSQLNEVDGLIMPGGESTAIRKLIDAYAFLEPLRAFAKEKPVFGTCAGLILLATHIRNSDMVHLGLLDMTVERNAFGRQRESFEETIHIKGIAEDFTAVFIRAPIIVSVGDDVDVLASIGDRIVAVQQGHLLATAFHPELAGDHRMTEHFIKLVSKQA, via the coding sequence ATGGACATCACGATTGGAGTACTAGGTTTGCAAGGGGCCGTTCGCGAGCATGTTCAGGCTGTCGAAGCTTGTGGTGCGAACGCTCTTGTAATCAAGTCCCCATCACAGCTCAATGAAGTTGATGGGCTCATTATGCCTGGTGGGGAGAGCACGGCCATTCGAAAGTTGATTGATGCATATGCGTTCCTAGAGCCATTGCGTGCATTTGCTAAGGAGAAACCAGTATTTGGTACGTGCGCTGGCTTGATCCTCTTGGCTACACATATACGAAACAGTGATATGGTTCATTTGGGCTTGCTCGATATGACTGTCGAAAGGAATGCGTTTGGTCGGCAAAGGGAAAGCTTTGAAGAAACCATCCACATAAAAGGCATTGCGGAGGATTTTACGGCGGTGTTTATTCGTGCCCCTATCATTGTATCGGTAGGGGATGATGTTGATGTTCTTGCATCGATAGGCGATCGAATTGTGGCGGTTCAGCAAGGACATTTGCTCGCCACTGCGTTTCATCCGGAGCTTGCAGGCGATCATCGCATGACCGAGCATTTTATCAAGCTTGTCTCAAAACAAGCATAG
- the pdxS gene encoding pyridoxal 5'-phosphate synthase lyase subunit PdxS, with amino-acid sequence MSQTGTDRVKRGMAEMQKGGVIMDVVNAEQAKIAEAAGAVAVMALERVPSDIRAAGGVARMANPTIVEEVLNAVSVPVMAKARIGHITEARVLESMGVDYIDESEVLTPADDEFHIDKRSFTVPFVCGCRDLGEATRRIGEGSSMLRTKGEPGTGNIVEAVRHMRKVQSQIRKITSMSQDELMTEAKHLGAPFELLLEIRELGRLPVVNFAAGGVATPSDAALMMELGADGVFVGSGIFKSTNPEKFARAIVEATTHYQDYERIAALSKELGEAMPGIEMSTLRAEDRMADRSQ; translated from the coding sequence TTGAGTCAAACAGGGACTGATCGTGTAAAACGCGGAATGGCAGAAATGCAAAAGGGTGGCGTCATTATGGATGTCGTCAATGCTGAACAAGCAAAAATTGCTGAGGCCGCTGGTGCTGTAGCTGTCATGGCGTTGGAACGTGTGCCATCGGATATCCGTGCCGCTGGCGGTGTCGCGCGTATGGCGAATCCGACGATTGTAGAAGAGGTGCTGAACGCTGTCAGTGTACCTGTGATGGCAAAAGCGCGCATTGGGCATATCACCGAAGCGAGAGTACTTGAATCTATGGGTGTCGATTATATTGATGAAAGTGAAGTATTGACACCAGCAGATGATGAATTCCATATTGATAAACGTTCGTTTACAGTGCCATTTGTGTGCGGCTGTCGTGATTTAGGCGAAGCGACTCGTCGAATTGGTGAAGGGTCGTCGATGCTTCGTACAAAAGGAGAACCTGGAACGGGCAACATCGTTGAAGCGGTCCGTCACATGCGCAAGGTACAATCACAAATTCGCAAAATAACATCCATGTCACAGGATGAATTGATGACCGAAGCCAAACACCTTGGTGCGCCGTTCGAGCTTCTTTTAGAGATTCGTGAGCTTGGTCGTTTGCCCGTCGTTAATTTTGCGGCAGGCGGAGTAGCAACACCATCAGATGCTGCATTGATGATGGAGCTTGGTGCGGATGGTGTCTTTGTAGGCTCAGGCATTTTCAAATCGACCAATCCAGAAAAATTTGCCCGTGCGATTGTTGAGGCAACAACGCATTATCAGGATTATGAGCGGATTGCGGCATTGTCAAAGGAGCTTGGTGAAGCGATGCCTGGGATTGAAATGAGCACATTACGTGCTGAAGATCGTATGGCGGACCGTAGTCAGTAA